A single region of the Pararhodospirillum photometricum DSM 122 genome encodes:
- a CDS encoding methyl-accepting chemotaxis protein: MPGLDLVRKIPLSLRVVAAPLLALALAGIILVLSSVRSDEALRAIDALHQTASDQRARVGALLATTYQVHSEVSRHLALVDSGMSEARLADLRRAIATHLDTVRTQIQALSVEAAGETLADVTRRVETYAQAVAQMNEMAQSDRLIAIPLMTHVEAEFTELARRIETLQSELGQATTQAVLAQRTASQDAQSRFLTGGALVLALFVGLSGLVAASITGPLGRLTTAMRAIASGALETPIEGTQARDAVGAMARALDVLKAYTVEAAELRTRQQQLHDEAEAGKREALARMAHAIEAEAGLAVDRVVGHSHTMASRAAEMEASASRVLDRATTVAGTSSQSLATARRMAEATETLAGSLSAVGTQVSQAEGMIQDAVGAAGDAQQTMERLADAVARIGAVADLIATIAGQTNLLALNATIEAARAGAAGKGFAVVAGEVKTLAAQTAHSTQEITRQIGEIRAVTATTVTSVDAVRAAIAEVGAISSAIASAIEAQREATDAIARHVHESTQAAEAVATRITEVSEEAAGTGSRAGEVRSVAQDVAVSVETLRQSVVDVVRQALTKVS, from the coding sequence ATGCCCGGACTTGACCTTGTTCGGAAGATACCGCTGTCCTTGCGGGTGGTAGCGGCGCCCCTGTTGGCCCTGGCGTTGGCGGGGATCATCCTTGTCTTGTCGTCGGTTCGCTCGGACGAGGCCCTGAGGGCCATTGATGCCTTGCATCAAACGGCCTCGGACCAGCGGGCCCGGGTGGGGGCTTTGCTGGCCACGACCTATCAGGTCCATTCCGAGGTTTCGCGCCACTTGGCCCTGGTGGACTCCGGCATGTCCGAGGCCCGGCTGGCTGACCTTCGCCGGGCCATTGCCACCCACCTCGACACCGTGCGCACCCAGATCCAGGCGCTCTCGGTCGAAGCGGCCGGCGAGACCTTGGCCGATGTCACCCGGCGGGTGGAGACCTATGCCCAGGCGGTGGCTCAGATGAACGAGATGGCCCAGTCGGATCGCCTGATCGCCATCCCGTTGATGACCCACGTGGAGGCCGAGTTCACCGAGTTGGCCCGGCGCATCGAGACCTTGCAAAGCGAGTTGGGGCAGGCCACCACCCAGGCCGTCCTGGCCCAGCGCACCGCCTCGCAAGACGCGCAAAGCCGGTTTCTGACCGGCGGTGCCTTGGTGCTGGCCCTGTTTGTCGGGCTGTCCGGGCTGGTGGCCGCAAGCATCACCGGACCGCTCGGGCGTTTGACCACAGCCATGCGGGCCATTGCCAGCGGTGCCCTGGAGACCCCCATTGAGGGCACCCAGGCTCGCGATGCCGTGGGGGCCATGGCTCGTGCCCTGGATGTCCTCAAGGCTTACACCGTCGAAGCCGCCGAGTTGCGCACCCGCCAACAGCAACTGCACGACGAGGCCGAAGCCGGCAAGCGCGAAGCCTTGGCGCGCATGGCGCACGCCATTGAAGCCGAAGCCGGCCTCGCGGTGGATCGCGTCGTCGGCCACTCCCACACCATGGCCAGCCGCGCCGCCGAAATGGAGGCGTCGGCCTCGCGGGTTCTGGACCGGGCCACCACGGTGGCCGGCACGTCAAGCCAATCCCTGGCCACCGCACGACGCATGGCAGAGGCAACCGAGACGCTGGCCGGCTCCCTCAGCGCCGTGGGCACCCAGGTCAGCCAAGCCGAAGGCATGATCCAAGACGCTGTGGGCGCCGCCGGTGACGCCCAGCAGACCATGGAACGCCTCGCCGACGCCGTGGCGCGCATTGGGGCCGTTGCTGATCTGATTGCCACCATCGCCGGACAGACCAACCTCCTGGCCCTGAATGCGACCATCGAGGCGGCACGCGCCGGGGCGGCAGGCAAGGGGTTTGCCGTGGTGGCGGGAGAGGTCAAAACCCTCGCGGCCCAGACGGCCCACTCCACCCAGGAAATCACACGGCAAATCGGCGAGATCCGCGCTGTCACCGCCACCACGGTGACCTCGGTTGACGCGGTACGGGCCGCCATTGCCGAGGTGGGCGCCATCAGTTCTGCAATTGCCTCGGCCATTGAGGCCCAACGAGAGGCCACCGATGCCATTGCCCGCCATGTTCATGAAAGCACCCAGGCAGCCGAGGCCGTCGCCACCCGGATCACGGAAGTCTCGGAGGAAGCCGCCGGGACGGGGTCCCGGGCTGGCGAGGTCCGCTCCGTGGCTCAGGATGTGGCGGTGAGCGTCGAGACACTGCGCCAGAGTGTGGTGGATGTCGTGCGCCAAGCCCTGACCAAGGTATCGTGA
- a CDS encoding sensor histidine kinase produces the protein MSDPIQPDRDAQLRRFFDLPFLGIAMMTPGGGRWSQVNQPLADMLKYPRDLLETLDWTALTPPEDLVVELEAQERIKAGLSNGYHLEKRFLCRDGSLLPVLVSVKADRAAPEPLTLYMTVQDISEHKETQSALRESEEKFHALANNTSVLVWMSGLDGLCYYFNKVWLDFTGRSLEQEYGNGWAEGVHPDDLAQCLEIYQTSFAARREFLMEYRLHHHDGTDHWLLDHGVPRFDGRGSFLGYIGSCLDITATKESEAQLRAAHDKLARANEELEKFAYVTSHDLREPMRMISCYLGLIRHRMGDALQGELAEYFAFAIDGAKRMDRMIGDLLLYSRIGRDGQHLAVVPLAEVVAESLINLQVAINEAGAEISVAPGLPQVRGAYTDLVRLFQNLIGNALKYRIPERPCRVEIGGAEHPEGWEIWVRDNGIGIEAQYFDRVFEIFKRLVPRDQPEGTGIGLAVCKKIMETHGGRVSVESLVGQGSTFRVVFPRAEILLAA, from the coding sequence ATGTCGGACCCCATTCAACCCGATCGCGACGCGCAGCTCAGGCGGTTTTTTGACCTGCCGTTCCTGGGCATTGCCATGATGACCCCAGGCGGGGGACGCTGGAGCCAAGTCAACCAGCCGCTTGCCGACATGCTGAAGTATCCGCGCGACCTTCTTGAAACACTGGACTGGACAGCCCTGACGCCCCCCGAGGATCTGGTGGTCGAACTGGAGGCTCAGGAGCGGATCAAGGCGGGCTTGTCCAACGGCTACCATCTGGAAAAACGCTTTTTGTGCCGTGACGGCAGCTTGCTGCCCGTTTTGGTGAGCGTGAAGGCGGATCGGGCGGCGCCGGAACCTCTGACCCTCTACATGACCGTCCAGGATATTTCCGAGCACAAAGAAACCCAATCGGCCCTGCGTGAAAGCGAGGAAAAGTTTCACGCTCTTGCCAACAACACCTCGGTGTTGGTCTGGATGTCGGGCCTGGATGGCCTCTGCTACTACTTCAACAAGGTCTGGCTGGATTTTACCGGGCGGAGCCTGGAGCAGGAGTACGGCAACGGCTGGGCCGAAGGCGTCCATCCCGACGATCTCGCCCAATGCCTGGAGATCTATCAAACCTCGTTTGCGGCCCGGCGGGAGTTTCTCATGGAATACCGCCTTCACCACCACGACGGCACCGATCACTGGTTGCTTGACCACGGCGTACCCCGCTTTGACGGGCGGGGGAGCTTTTTAGGGTATATTGGCTCGTGCCTGGACATCACCGCCACCAAGGAAAGCGAGGCGCAACTGCGCGCCGCCCACGACAAGCTGGCCCGGGCTAACGAAGAATTGGAAAAGTTCGCCTACGTGACCTCGCATGATCTCCGCGAACCCATGCGCATGATCAGTTGCTATCTCGGCCTCATCCGCCACCGGATGGGCGATGCCTTGCAAGGCGAGTTGGCCGAGTATTTTGCCTTTGCCATTGATGGCGCCAAGCGCATGGATCGGATGATCGGCGATCTTTTGCTCTATTCCCGTATTGGCCGGGATGGCCAGCACCTCGCCGTGGTGCCGCTGGCCGAGGTGGTGGCCGAAAGCCTGATCAATCTTCAAGTCGCCATCAACGAGGCGGGCGCCGAGATCTCTGTGGCCCCGGGCTTACCCCAGGTTCGGGGAGCGTACACCGATTTGGTGCGTCTGTTCCAAAACCTGATCGGCAATGCCCTCAAATATCGGATCCCTGAGCGTCCGTGCCGGGTGGAAATCGGGGGCGCCGAGCATCCCGAGGGCTGGGAAATCTGGGTGCGCGACAACGGCATTGGCATCGAGGCTCAGTACTTTGACCGGGTGTTCGAAATCTTCAAGCGCCTCGTTCCCCGCGATCAGCCGGAGGGCACCGGGATCGGCTTGGCGGTGTGCAAGAAAATCATGGAAACCCATGGGGGGCGGGTCAGCGTGGAGTCCCTGGTTGGGCAGGGCAGCACGTTTCGGGTGGTGTTTCCCCGGGCCGAAATTTTGTTGGCGGCGTGA
- the trpE gene encoding anthranilate synthase component I, translated as MPIALPGLDQSFATLYDAGTPQVVWTHLVADLETPVSAMLKLADSQPYSFLLDSVEGGAIRGRYSFIGLKPDILWRAWGNKAEINRKARHDLMAFEPDGETLDSLRRLEHESRIDLPPGLPPMAALVAGYLGYDAVRLAEPTVPDANPDPIGVPDGVFMRPTLMAIFDNVAHRITLVTPVRPQAGVSAAAAHEAAQVRLADAVADLQRTLPYRREGARTLGPSPTPVPAMTPEAYGAMVEAAKEYILAGDIFQVVLSQRMTIPFRLPPFALYRSLRRTNPSPFMFYIDLGDFHLVGASPEILVRLRDGEVTIRPIAGTRPRGKTPEEDKALAADLLADPKELSEHLMLLDLGRNDVGRVAEIGSVKVRDDEKMYVEYYSHVMHVVSNVTGRLAAPYDAVDALLAGFPAGTVSGAPKVRAMEIIDELEPLRRGFYAGCVGYFAANGSMDSCISLRTCLVKDGQMHVQAGAGIVADSVPEREHQECMNKAMALIRAAEDAVREAL; from the coding sequence ATGCCCATCGCCCTGCCCGGCCTCGACCAGAGTTTCGCCACCCTGTATGACGCCGGAACCCCGCAGGTGGTCTGGACCCATCTGGTGGCCGACCTGGAGACGCCCGTGTCGGCCATGCTCAAGCTGGCCGACTCCCAACCGTATTCCTTCCTGCTCGATTCGGTCGAGGGGGGAGCGATTCGCGGGCGGTATTCCTTCATTGGTCTCAAGCCAGACATCCTTTGGCGGGCCTGGGGCAACAAGGCGGAAATCAACCGCAAGGCGCGCCACGACCTGATGGCCTTCGAGCCTGATGGCGAGACCCTGGACTCCTTGCGCCGACTGGAGCACGAAAGCCGCATCGACTTGCCGCCCGGCCTGCCGCCGATGGCGGCCCTGGTCGCCGGCTATCTTGGCTATGATGCCGTGCGCTTGGCCGAGCCCACGGTGCCCGACGCCAATCCCGACCCCATCGGCGTGCCCGATGGCGTGTTCATGCGCCCCACCTTGATGGCCATTTTCGATAACGTCGCCCACCGCATCACCTTGGTGACACCGGTCCGTCCCCAGGCCGGGGTCAGTGCGGCGGCGGCCCACGAGGCGGCCCAGGTCCGGCTGGCCGACGCGGTGGCCGACCTTCAGCGCACCTTGCCCTATCGCCGCGAGGGGGCCCGCACCCTGGGCCCCTCGCCCACGCCGGTGCCGGCCATGACCCCCGAGGCCTATGGCGCCATGGTTGAAGCGGCCAAGGAGTACATCCTGGCCGGCGACATCTTTCAGGTGGTCTTGTCCCAGCGCATGACCATCCCCTTCCGGCTGCCGCCCTTTGCCCTGTACCGCAGCCTGCGCCGCACCAATCCCTCGCCGTTCATGTTCTATATCGACCTTGGCGATTTTCATCTGGTGGGGGCGAGCCCGGAAATTTTGGTGCGCCTGCGCGATGGCGAGGTCACCATCCGGCCCATTGCCGGCACCCGGCCACGCGGCAAGACCCCGGAGGAGGACAAGGCCCTGGCCGCCGACCTTCTGGCCGATCCCAAGGAACTGTCCGAACACCTCATGCTGCTGGATCTCGGCCGTAACGACGTCGGCCGGGTGGCCGAAATCGGCTCGGTCAAGGTACGTGACGACGAAAAAATGTACGTGGAGTACTACAGCCACGTCATGCACGTGGTCTCCAACGTCACCGGCCGCCTCGCCGCGCCCTACGACGCCGTCGATGCCCTGCTGGCCGGTTTCCCGGCCGGCACGGTCTCGGGAGCGCCCAAGGTGCGGGCGATGGAAATCATCGACGAACTGGAGCCCCTGCGCCGCGGCTTCTATGCCGGCTGCGTCGGATACTTCGCCGCCAACGGCTCCATGGACTCGTGTATTTCCCTGCGCACCTGCTTGGTCAAGGACGGCCAGATGCACGTCCAGGCCGGCGCCGGCATCGTCGCCGACAGTGTGCCCGAACGCGAGCACCAGGAGTGCATGAACAAGGCCATGGCCCTGATCCGGGCCGCCGAGGACGCCGTGCGCGAAGCCCTCTAA
- a CDS encoding peptidylprolyl isomerase — protein sequence MLDVLRRGSKSWFAKALLGLLVLSFGVWGIADYLVRGGGPEPAIIVGGQSFDADVVRERFTEDLARLRRQGLDLRPEQALAFGLLDRTVRTFVQGAVLDESGQRLHLTVTDETLRGLIASDKQFQDSQGRFDRERLNRLLTANGLTEKRYVELRRREMIREALIGPVLEGAAVPAVGADLLAAHISQRRSGTVVRVPLTAVADPPAEPADPAALEPVYQNALARFTVPETRTVSLLSLTTAAVIKDITVSDEAVQEAYDQRADQFAQPATRALTQGLFPSEEAARAALAEVRAGRSLEDATRAQTGKAAVALPAVTRDGLPAPLGDAVFAQPVGQVGEPVQGPFGWHLFLVSEETPAHTRALTEVKDELRAALAEEQAQDALYGLSTRLEDTLAGGASLEEAAAQVGGVVHTLTLRRDGSDAEGKPQEGLPRAKTFLTTVFGLQKGPSHPSDRGGARLFRRPPRHPDPRHPAPAGRGQDRRADPVAPARAPARRRNPGR from the coding sequence ATGCTCGATGTCCTGCGCAGAGGATCCAAATCCTGGTTCGCCAAGGCCCTTCTGGGGCTTCTCGTGCTCAGCTTCGGCGTTTGGGGCATTGCCGACTATCTTGTGCGCGGCGGTGGCCCCGAGCCGGCGATCATCGTGGGCGGCCAGTCCTTCGACGCCGACGTGGTGCGCGAGCGCTTCACCGAAGACTTGGCGCGCCTGCGTCGCCAGGGCCTGGACCTGCGGCCCGAGCAGGCCTTGGCCTTCGGTCTCCTGGATCGCACCGTGCGCACCTTCGTCCAAGGCGCCGTCCTTGATGAAAGCGGCCAGCGTCTGCACCTCACCGTCACCGACGAGACCCTGCGCGGCCTGATTGCCAGCGACAAGCAATTCCAGGACTCCCAGGGACGCTTCGACCGCGAGCGCCTCAACCGCCTGCTGACCGCCAACGGTCTGACCGAAAAGCGCTACGTCGAATTGCGCCGGCGCGAAATGATCCGCGAGGCCTTGATCGGCCCGGTGCTTGAAGGCGCTGCCGTCCCGGCCGTGGGGGCCGACCTCCTGGCCGCCCATATCTCCCAGCGCCGCTCGGGCACCGTGGTGCGCGTGCCGCTCACGGCAGTCGCCGACCCGCCGGCCGAGCCCGCCGATCCGGCTGCCCTGGAGCCGGTCTACCAAAACGCCCTGGCCCGCTTCACCGTACCCGAAACCCGCACCGTTTCCCTGCTGTCCCTGACCACGGCGGCGGTGATCAAGGACATCACCGTGTCCGACGAGGCCGTCCAGGAGGCCTACGACCAGCGGGCCGACCAGTTTGCCCAGCCGGCGACCCGTGCCTTGACCCAAGGCCTGTTCCCCAGCGAGGAGGCGGCCCGCGCCGCCCTGGCCGAGGTTCGCGCCGGCCGCTCCCTGGAAGACGCCACCCGGGCCCAGACCGGCAAGGCCGCCGTCGCCCTGCCCGCCGTCACCCGCGACGGCCTGCCCGCCCCCTTGGGCGACGCGGTGTTTGCCCAACCGGTGGGCCAGGTGGGCGAGCCCGTCCAGGGACCGTTTGGCTGGCATTTGTTCCTGGTGAGCGAAGAAACCCCGGCCCACACCCGGGCGCTGACCGAGGTCAAGGACGAACTGCGCGCCGCCCTCGCCGAGGAACAGGCGCAAGATGCCCTTTATGGCCTCTCGACCCGCCTGGAAGACACCCTGGCCGGTGGAGCCAGCCTAGAAGAGGCGGCCGCCCAGGTCGGCGGCGTCGTGCACACCCTGACCCTGCGCCGCGACGGCAGCGACGCCGAAGGCAAACCGCAAGAGGGCTTGCCGCGCGCCAAGACCTTCCTCACCACGGTGTTTGGTCTGCAAAAAGGGCCAAGCCACCCCAGTGACCGAGGAGGAGCGCGGCTTTTTCGTCGCCCGCCTCGACACCCAGACCCCCGCCACCCCGCGCCCGCTGGCCGAGGTCAAGACCGACGTGCTGACCCTGTGGCGCCAGCAAGAGCGCCAGCGCGCCGCCGAAACCCTGGCCGATGA
- a CDS encoding cache domain-containing protein produces MSRLCALILSFFALCGPALAQGTPTEEDVKTLTLQAANYIATNGIDAASAAFTQEGPFKYGEIYVNVIDFNGNWVIYPPKPENKGKNVLNFIDEDGKKLGQEILDTGKAGEGWTTYRWKNPATNLIQPKVTYVKRVPNQEYIAYVGIYK; encoded by the coding sequence ATGAGCCGGCTGTGCGCCTTGATCTTGAGCTTTTTTGCCCTTTGTGGACCAGCCCTTGCCCAAGGCACTCCCACCGAGGAAGACGTGAAGACCCTTACCCTGCAGGCTGCGAATTACATTGCGACCAACGGCATTGACGCCGCCAGCGCCGCGTTCACGCAGGAGGGCCCGTTCAAGTATGGTGAAATTTACGTTAACGTCATTGACTTCAACGGCAATTGGGTGATCTATCCCCCCAAACCAGAAAACAAAGGAAAAAATGTCCTCAACTTCATCGACGAGGACGGCAAGAAACTGGGGCAGGAAATCCTGGATACCGGCAAGGCCGGTGAGGGATGGACAACCTATCGCTGGAAAAATCCGGCCACCAACTTGATCCAACCAAAAGTAACTTACGTCAAACGCGTGCCAAACCAGGAATACATCGCTTACGTCGGCATTTATAAGTAA
- a CDS encoding aspartate aminotransferase family protein produces the protein MTSNTLRDADLSYVLHPYTNLVAHETKGPLIAVRGEGVRVFDETGRDYIEGMAGLWCASLGFNEPRLVEAATRQMKELPFFHMFSHKSHAPGIELSQALIERAPVPMARVFFANSGSEANDTALKMIWYYNNAVGRPEKKKVIARQRAYHGVTVASASLTCLPANHRDFDLPIARILHTGSPQYYREGLPGESEDEFARRRARELEELILAEGPETVAAFFAEPVMGAGGVILPPGRYFEYIQEVLRKYDILFVADEVICGFGRTGQYWGSQTYDLKPDILTCAKALSSAYLPISAVLVNEKVYQALRTNSGKIGTFGHGYTYSAHPVSAAVALETLRLYDERDILSNVARSGARLQARLRALADHPLVGDARGIGLIGALEMVKDKASHASFEPTLAVGPRIVERAQEHGVILRAMAADAIAFSPPLIISEAEVDDMMDRFERALNDVAADILK, from the coding sequence ATGACCTCCAACACCCTGCGCGATGCCGATCTCTCGTATGTGTTGCATCCTTATACCAATCTCGTCGCCCACGAGACCAAAGGCCCCCTGATCGCCGTGCGCGGCGAGGGCGTGCGTGTCTTCGACGAGACGGGACGGGATTACATCGAGGGAATGGCCGGCCTGTGGTGCGCCTCGCTCGGCTTCAATGAGCCTCGCCTGGTTGAAGCGGCAACCCGTCAGATGAAAGAGTTGCCGTTCTTTCATATGTTCAGCCACAAGTCGCATGCGCCCGGGATCGAGCTGTCCCAGGCCCTGATCGAGCGGGCGCCGGTGCCTATGGCCCGCGTTTTCTTCGCGAACTCGGGGTCCGAGGCCAACGACACCGCGCTCAAGATGATTTGGTACTACAATAACGCCGTGGGGCGGCCGGAAAAGAAAAAGGTCATTGCCCGCCAGCGCGCGTATCACGGCGTGACCGTGGCCTCGGCCAGCCTGACCTGCCTGCCGGCCAATCATCGCGATTTTGACCTGCCCATCGCCCGCATTCTTCATACCGGCTCGCCCCAGTATTATCGCGAGGGGCTGCCCGGCGAGAGCGAGGACGAATTTGCCCGCCGTCGTGCCCGCGAGCTGGAAGAGCTGATTCTGGCCGAGGGCCCCGAGACGGTGGCCGCTTTCTTTGCCGAGCCGGTCATGGGCGCGGGCGGGGTGATCCTGCCGCCGGGCCGCTATTTTGAGTATATCCAAGAGGTGCTGCGTAAATACGACATCCTCTTTGTCGCCGATGAAGTGATTTGTGGCTTCGGTCGCACCGGCCAGTACTGGGGCAGCCAGACCTACGACCTCAAGCCCGACATTTTGACCTGTGCCAAGGCCTTGTCGAGCGCCTACCTGCCGATCTCGGCGGTGCTGGTCAACGAGAAGGTCTACCAAGCCTTGCGCACCAACTCGGGCAAGATTGGCACCTTCGGCCACGGCTACACCTACTCGGCCCACCCGGTGTCGGCCGCCGTCGCCCTGGAAACCCTGCGCCTGTATGACGAGCGCGACATTCTGAGCAACGTCGCGCGCAGTGGTGCCCGCCTCCAGGCTCGCCTGCGTGCCCTGGCCGACCACCCGCTGGTCGGCGATGCCCGGGGCATTGGTCTGATCGGCGCCTTGGAAATGGTCAAGGACAAGGCGAGCCACGCCTCGTTTGAGCCGACCCTGGCGGTGGGGCCGCGCATTGTCGAGCGCGCCCAGGAGCATGGGGTGATTCTGCGCGCCATGGCCGCCGATGCCATCGCCTTCAGCCCGCCCCTGATCATCTCCGAGGCCGAGGTTGATGACATGATGGACCGCTTCGAGCGCGCCTTGAACGACGTCGCCGCCGATATCTTGAAGTAA
- a CDS encoding ATP12 family chaperone protein: MTKPPLPIPTREVDKPLTATLRRRFYKSVGVTEGPEGAGVLLDGRAVRTPGRAGLVVPTLALAEALAAEWAAQGESIDPATMPLTALANTALDRVAPERSAILDTLVRYGGTDLLCYRADQPTTLVERQEAAWSPLLDWLATTHGLSLVVTRGLMPVAQPEPTLARLRSVLEGLDLWALTATQALAAAGGSVGLALAVGGGRLSAEEAFTLAHLDDLFQVERWGDDAEARARREALAADMSAAHRFLILARPTI, translated from the coding sequence ATGACTAAGCCACCCCTGCCCATTCCCACCCGTGAAGTGGACAAGCCGCTGACTGCGACCTTGCGGCGGCGTTTTTACAAGAGCGTCGGTGTGACCGAGGGGCCCGAGGGGGCCGGGGTCCTTCTGGACGGACGCGCGGTGCGCACACCGGGCCGGGCCGGGCTGGTGGTACCGACCCTGGCGCTGGCCGAGGCACTGGCCGCCGAGTGGGCCGCTCAGGGCGAAAGCATCGATCCGGCCACCATGCCGTTGACGGCGCTTGCCAACACCGCGCTGGACCGGGTGGCCCCCGAGCGCTCGGCGATCCTCGACACCTTGGTGCGCTATGGGGGCACCGATCTTTTGTGTTATCGCGCCGACCAGCCGACCACCCTGGTGGAGCGCCAGGAGGCGGCTTGGTCTCCTTTGCTCGACTGGCTGGCCACCACCCACGGTCTCTCCTTGGTGGTCACGCGAGGCCTGATGCCCGTTGCCCAGCCCGAGCCGACTCTGGCCCGGTTGCGCTCGGTGCTGGAAGGCCTGGACCTGTGGGCCCTGACCGCCACCCAAGCCCTGGCGGCGGCCGGCGGATCGGTGGGTCTTGCCCTGGCGGTGGGGGGCGGACGGTTGAGCGCTGAGGAGGCGTTCACGCTTGCCCATCTTGATGACCTGTTCCAGGTCGAGCGCTGGGGCGACGATGCCGAAGCCCGCGCCCGCCGCGAGGCCCTGGCCGCCGACATGAGCGCCGCCCACCGGTTTTTGATCTTGGCGCGGCCAACGATCTGA
- a CDS encoding bacteriohemerythrin, whose amino-acid sequence MPLIPWSDKMSVGNTTIDHDHQNLIHRLNMLHEILRGVRPRGETGVLLRDLITYTEYHFTTEEQIMRLARYPAADAHAQLHESLKQRLGEFYAQYDQNPEDFDLLGLFDFVSEWLMRHILREDKKLGSFLASQKRPYAPQEWRGRGEVRLPSLPDFLPQ is encoded by the coding sequence ATGCCGCTAATCCCCTGGTCGGACAAGATGAGCGTTGGCAACACCACCATCGACCACGACCACCAGAATCTGATACATCGCCTGAACATGCTTCACGAGATCCTGCGCGGTGTCCGCCCTCGAGGAGAGACAGGTGTCTTGTTGCGTGACCTGATCACATACACCGAGTATCACTTCACCACCGAAGAACAGATCATGCGCCTCGCCCGCTACCCTGCGGCGGACGCTCACGCCCAACTCCACGAGAGCCTCAAGCAACGGCTCGGCGAGTTTTATGCACAGTACGACCAAAACCCGGAAGACTTCGACCTGCTGGGGCTTTTTGATTTTGTCTCGGAATGGCTGATGCGCCACATCCTGCGCGAGGACAAAAAGCTGGGCAGTTTCCTCGCCAGCCAAAAACGCCCCTACGCCCCCCAGGAATGGAGGGGCCGTGGGGAGGTTCGCCTCCCCAGCCTTCCTGATTTCCTTCCCCAGTGA
- a CDS encoding acylphosphatase: MKTVRARIQGRVQGVWYRGWTVKTATGLGLAGWVRNRTDGSVEALFHGPDAQVDAMLAACRQGPPAARVDAVSQESAPPPESSGFSQMPTR, translated from the coding sequence ATGAAAACGGTGCGCGCGCGCATTCAAGGGCGCGTTCAGGGGGTATGGTACCGGGGCTGGACGGTCAAGACGGCCACCGGCTTGGGGCTAGCGGGCTGGGTGCGAAACCGTACCGATGGCTCGGTCGAGGCGCTGTTCCACGGGCCCGACGCCCAGGTGGACGCCATGCTGGCCGCCTGCCGCCAGGGCCCCCCGGCCGCCCGCGTGGACGCGGTCAGCCAGGAAAGCGCGCCGCCGCCCGAAAGCAGCGGGTTTAGCCAGATGCCGACCCGCTAA
- a CDS encoding GcrA family cell cycle regulator: protein MVWNDDNIEQLKKLWADGLTTGEIGKELGVSKNAVVGKAHRLGLKSRPSPIKRTKKDAKPDAKIRSVVDLSAHTCRWPIGDPRDPGFHFCGKPSLPGKPYCAEHAAIAYVSSNRSKDEDAA, encoded by the coding sequence ATGGTGTGGAACGACGATAATATCGAACAACTCAAGAAACTATGGGCCGACGGACTGACCACCGGGGAGATCGGCAAGGAACTTGGGGTCTCCAAGAACGCCGTGGTGGGCAAGGCTCATCGTTTGGGGCTGAAAAGCCGCCCCTCGCCGATCAAGCGCACCAAAAAGGACGCGAAGCCCGACGCTAAGATCCGCTCGGTCGTCGATCTCTCTGCCCACACCTGTCGCTGGCCCATCGGAGATCCACGCGACCCCGGCTTTCATTTCTGTGGCAAGCCGTCGTTGCCGGGGAAGCCCTATTGCGCTGAACATGCGGCGATCGCCTACGTCAGTTCCAACCGCTCCAAGGACGAGGACGCGGCCTGA
- a CDS encoding septation protein A, producing MNQLAKLALEAGPLVVFFVANATTTLVTATAVFVAATVVSLVLSWLVLRKVPVMPLVGGVFVVIFGGLTVFLGDELFIKIKPTVVNLLFATLLVAGLATGRLFLKLALGTAFALSDEGWRRLTWRWVFFFVVLAALNEVVWRSFDSDTWVAFKVWGIMPLTLVFSLLQLPLINRYQTTEESV from the coding sequence ATGAACCAGCTCGCCAAACTGGCCCTGGAAGCAGGGCCCTTGGTCGTGTTTTTTGTGGCCAACGCCACCACGACCCTCGTCACCGCCACCGCCGTCTTCGTCGCGGCGACGGTGGTCTCTCTTGTTCTCTCGTGGCTTGTCTTGCGTAAGGTCCCGGTGATGCCCCTGGTCGGCGGGGTTTTCGTCGTGATCTTCGGCGGCCTCACCGTCTTTCTGGGCGACGAACTGTTCATCAAAATCAAACCCACCGTGGTCAATCTGCTGTTTGCCACCCTCTTGGTGGCCGGCTTGGCCACAGGGCGCTTGTTTTTGAAGCTGGCGCTGGGCACAGCCTTTGCCCTCAGCGATGAAGGATGGCGCCGTCTGACTTGGCGCTGGGTCTTCTTTTTTGTCGTGCTCGCCGCTCTCAATGAGGTGGTGTGGCGGTCCTTCGATTCCGATACCTGGGTGGCGTTTAAAGTTTGGGGCATCATGCCGCTGACCCTGGTTTTCAGCCTGCTTCAGCTTCCCTTGATCAATCGCTACCAAACGACGGAGGAGTCAGTCTGA